A window from Leifsonia shinshuensis encodes these proteins:
- a CDS encoding PAC2 family protein, with the protein MTDGQNILGGRILVVAFEGWNDAGEAASGAVKTLKEQLDVVPIAEVDPELYFDFQFNRPVVTDDDGRRRLIWPSAVVYGPSLPGHIGEDLAGDAELTVTGDNAGNIFLLLGTEPSRSWRSFTAEIMDVALAADIGAVVFLGAMLADVPHTRPISVFASSENAAVRAELGVERSSYEGPVGILSALAEGAEDVGIPTIMIWASVPHYVHNAPSPKAVLALIDKLEELVDVTIPRGTLVDEAAAWESGIDALAADDEEMASYIQQLEQARDTVDSPEASGEAIAQEFERYLRRRGDGRDGGRDGGTAGRGPDDPRRG; encoded by the coding sequence GTGACTGACGGACAGAACATCCTCGGAGGCCGCATCCTGGTGGTGGCGTTCGAAGGCTGGAACGACGCCGGCGAGGCGGCCAGCGGCGCGGTGAAGACGCTCAAGGAGCAGCTCGACGTGGTGCCGATCGCCGAGGTCGACCCCGAGCTCTACTTCGACTTCCAGTTCAACCGGCCCGTGGTGACCGACGACGACGGGCGCAGGCGCCTCATCTGGCCGTCCGCGGTCGTCTACGGCCCCTCCCTCCCCGGGCACATCGGCGAAGACCTCGCGGGCGACGCCGAGCTGACCGTCACCGGCGACAACGCCGGCAACATCTTCCTGCTGCTCGGCACCGAGCCCTCCCGCAGCTGGCGCAGCTTCACGGCCGAGATCATGGATGTGGCGCTCGCCGCCGACATCGGAGCGGTCGTCTTCCTCGGCGCGATGCTCGCCGACGTTCCGCACACCCGCCCGATCTCCGTCTTCGCGTCGAGCGAGAACGCGGCCGTCCGGGCCGAGCTCGGCGTCGAGCGCTCCAGCTATGAGGGGCCGGTCGGCATCCTGAGCGCGCTGGCCGAAGGCGCCGAGGACGTGGGCATCCCCACGATCATGATCTGGGCGTCCGTGCCCCACTACGTGCACAACGCCCCGAGCCCGAAGGCGGTGCTCGCGCTGATCGACAAGCTCGAGGAGCTGGTCGACGTGACCATCCCGCGCGGCACCCTCGTGGACGAGGCCGCAGCCTGGGAGTCGGGGATCGACGCGCTCGCCGCGGACGACGAGGAGATGGCCTCCTACATCCAGCAGCTCGAGCAGGCGCGCGACACCGTCGACTCCCCCGAGGCGAGCGGCGAGGCGATCGCCCAGGAGTTCGAGCGCTACCTGCGCCGGCGCGGGGACGGCCGGGACGGCGGTCGCGACGGCGGCACCGCCGGGCGCGGGCCGGACGACCCGCGGCGCGGCTAG
- a CDS encoding HAD family hydrolase: MTASSPRSEQAPLDRETAGSSAAVLPAAVLWDMDGTLVDTEPYWMASEQELVGSFGGTWTHEDGLLLVGLGLWNSAEILRSRGVAMEADEIVHWLTDRVQQKLDEEGVPWRPGARELLESLRQRGIPTALVTMSVRRMAEQIVGHIPFDAFDVIVSGDEVEEPKPAPEPYLRAARLLGVEPRDTVAIEDSLVGLASAVSSGAATIGVPHIVPLPESDEHTLWESLEGRTADDVVAVARARREGETR, encoded by the coding sequence GTGACCGCGTCTTCCCCCCGCAGCGAACAGGCCCCTCTCGACCGCGAGACCGCCGGCTCGTCCGCCGCCGTCCTCCCCGCCGCCGTGCTGTGGGACATGGACGGCACCCTCGTCGACACCGAGCCCTACTGGATGGCCTCCGAGCAGGAGCTCGTCGGCTCGTTCGGCGGCACGTGGACGCACGAGGACGGCCTGCTGCTCGTGGGGCTCGGTCTCTGGAACTCGGCGGAGATCCTCCGCTCGCGCGGTGTGGCGATGGAGGCCGACGAGATCGTCCACTGGCTGACCGACCGGGTGCAGCAGAAGCTCGACGAGGAGGGCGTGCCGTGGCGGCCCGGCGCCCGCGAGCTGCTCGAGTCGTTGCGTCAGCGGGGCATCCCGACCGCCCTGGTCACCATGTCCGTGCGCCGGATGGCGGAGCAGATCGTCGGCCACATCCCGTTCGACGCCTTCGACGTCATCGTCAGCGGCGACGAGGTGGAGGAGCCGAAGCCGGCGCCCGAACCGTACCTCCGCGCCGCCCGCCTGCTCGGCGTCGAGCCGCGCGACACCGTCGCCATCGAGGACTCGCTGGTCGGGCTGGCCTCCGCCGTCTCGTCGGGCGCAGCCACCATCGGGGTGCCGCACATCGTGCCGCTGCCCGAGTCCGACGAGCACACGCTGTGGGAGTCGCTGGAGGGACGCACCGCCGACGACGTCGTCGCCGTCGCCCGCGCGCGCCGCGAGGGGGAGACCCGATGA